The Methanococcus voltae genomic sequence TTCATTGTGATTCTTTTCAATTTCTTCTTTTATTAATGTAAAAGCAAGTGATGCATCTTTACCCAAGTTCCTTTTTACATTAATTTCTTTTTCAAAATCTTCATCCTGCCCAACTTCTTTTAATGGCATCCATATTGCCTTTTTTCCTCCGCATCCTTTTATCCAAGCTGTTTTATAGTCCCAATATGCTTTTAACTTACCAACTTCTGCAACGTTATATTTTTCAATATCTAAAATATCATAACTGTCTTTTGTAATTATTAAATAAGCCATTTTCTCTTGTATTTTAATATCTAATCCGTGTGACCTTAACATAGTGTATAAATTTTCTTCAACACCTGGTGATGCGTCATATAATAAATCATAAATGTCGTAGGTTCTACCATCTTGATTAAATCGTATGTTTCTTCTAACACTTTCAATAATACACTTTCTAATAGCTTTATCTGGTGTATTAACTGCTGAATAATTTTCAACTGGATAGTCTGAACTTGGTGTGTAGGATTCTTCAAAGTATGAAAATATTGCTCCTAAAATTGCTCTACCTATTTTAATTACATTTTCTTTGGCTTTTTCCCTATCTCCGCTAAATTCTAAATTCTCGATTTGCTTGCCAATCATACTCAAATTATCATAAATCCATCTACCCAATAGATGGATTTTATCATATAACCATCTGTATTCGTCTATTGTATTAACGGTTTTGATATCATCGATATCTACAATAATACAACGTGAAATTAAAGCCATATCATTAACATTTAAATCATTAGTTGTTATCAATAATGGTCTTATAACTGATGAACCGTTCCATTCCCCATCTCTTCTATATCTTTGTGTAACATCTTCAGCACCAGTTCCGATTCTTTTAATCATACCTTCAAGTTTCTTGGGAATCTCTTTTAATTCATCAAATAGCATCGGTAAATTTACCCACTGTTCTTCTTCTAATCTTATACCTGTCCCTTGTGTAACTGCTTCACCATACTGATATTCTGAATTTAATAATAATTTACTAAATAATAATCTAACTCTTGCAGATTTACCCTGTGCGTGGAGACCTGTCACAATTAAATTGGGGAACATATCTATTTTTCTATTTGATAAAAAATAATACCTAAATACTGAAGCCATTGTATATTCAAGAATCCATTTTGAAACATCATCTTGTAAGTAAAGTTTCAAATGTTTTACAATCTTTTTAATATCGTCTTCTTCATATTTTTCATTAAATAGCTTAATAAAGTCCCTTTTGTAATGCAACATAGCTGTTTTACGTGGTAGTTCCCATTCTGGTGGCAGTATTATTGTATCTTTATTATAATATCCCCATGCTTTAGTTACTTTCTTGCATTCGTCAACCTCAAACTTTTTGAGAATCCATTTGTAAATTAAATCGTATTCATAAAGATATTTTTGATGTCCACCATTTCCACTTTTTGCAACTTCAACAAAATCATAAAATGCGTAATCGTCAAAAATGTCTATAAATTCCTTATTTATTTCCAACTCTTTCCCCTTCAGTACATCGTGCAAGTCAAAGAAGTGTTTATTAACTAATTTGGGTTTTGTAAAGTAAGCTAATGACCTTGTTCTTACTATTTCTTCACCATCGCTATTGGTTCTTCGTTCAGTTTCTTTATTAATATTGTAAATTCCTCTGAAGCATTCCATTTCTAACTTACCAACGTTTCCCAACATTAAAGCTTCTAACTCTTCAACACTCTTTTCTTCAGCATTTATTTTTTTAATATAATATGCTTTAAGAGGATTACCTTTTTTCTTATTTGCTAACCAGCAAGAACTACATTCTTGTATTGGACAATTCATACAATTTGTTGGAGCTCGTCTACTATTGAACCACTCTTCTAAGCTTCTTAAGGTCAATTCTTCATTAAAGTTATTTGAGTACTCTTTAAATATGCTTAAAGTCTTTGAAACATCTTCTCCCTCGTCTTGATTGAAGACCTTCATAAAGAAAGCTCTTAAAAATAATTGTATATCTCGATTAGCTTCTCCTTTTTTTCTAAGTTCCAAAGCTTTTTTAACACAAGGTGGTACATAATCCCAGTTTATTTCCTCGATAGATTTAAAATCCCTTTCTTCATAGTCTTCTTTTAAAACTTCATCTTTATAATTTGTATAATTCTTAAACTGATTAATAACAGCATTATAATCATATTTAACGTCGTTTATCTCTAAAACTCTTCCTTTTTTAGAAATATACTTTTTATTATCGCTGAATGGGATTCTTAAAACTCTTGCTAAATCATAAATGTTAGAATCTCCATTTACAACTTTATTATTTTTATTGTCAAATTCAATGAGTTTTTTAAACTCTAATAATCCTTTTTCTCCTATTGGATAATCTAATAAATAATATAATTGTATTCCATGACCTGTAAAAAAACTAAATGTTGGCTTCAGGGGTAAATTTAAACTTTTATAATAATCTTCAACTAACTTGTGAGCTTCCAAGTCAGTTATCTTAGTAATATCTTTTTCTAAAAACTTTTCATCTTTTTTAAGGTCTCCATAGCCTAAAACGTCTTTAAGTACATCAATATCTATAGGGATTATGGATATATTATCAAATGTAGCGTCCTTAGTACCTTTATGTTCTTTTCTTAATCCAATACCATAATAAACACTCATTAGATTATTAAGTGTGATACTTTCCGCTAAAAACTTTGGTAATTCATTAGGATATTTAAAATATTTTTGAACTGGTTTACCATTGCTATTAAACGCTCTAAGCTCTATAAACTTATCTTCATCTATATTTTTAGATGCTATATCAAATACAGACCTGAAGAATACATTAACTGTATTGCTTAATTCAATTTTTCTTTCTTTTTTACCCATATTACCCCTATAAGATATTTTTTATATTATTTAAACTTTCATTTGTCCTTTCTCGATTGTGTGCATAAATCATTGTAGTTTCTACCCTATTATGTCCCATATATCTACTTACTTCATCTAAATTAACCCCTTTCGTTAGTAGATTTACACAACAACCGTGTCTTATGGAATGTAAAACAATTCTCCTATTTTTAGCAAGTTTACCTTCTGCTTTTAATTCTTTCACACAAGCGTTAAAAACTCGATATATTGCATTTCTATTTATTTGCTCACCGTTAAGCTTCTGAAATAAGTAATCATTATCATTTTTATTTCTATTCTTTGTAATAATATAGTTTAAAGCTTCTTTGGTATCATTTGCTAATATTACCCTTCTTTCGGTGTAGTTCTTGGATTTAGTTATTACAATTACTCCATTTTTACCATCGTAATCTTTTAATTTAGAATTTAAAATTTCTGAAACTCTGCAACCAGTATCCCATAAAGTTCTTAGAAGAACTGCATCTCTATCTTGGGTGTAATTATTTTTATTATAGAGTTTTTGGAATATTAAGTCCATATCTTGTGTAGTTACATAATCATAATGCTTTTTATCAAATTTTTTAAACCGTTTACGTTCTTTACACTCTGTTTCAAATTCTTCAAAGTTATCATAGTTCATAACCTTGTAGAACATCACTAAAAGGTTATAATACCTTATTTCTGTATTTTTAGCAATTCTTCTTTCATTTGCTAAGTACATAAAGAACTTTCCAAAATCTAATTTTGTTAGATTTTCAGGTCTTCTTTTAATAATCGAGTTACAATAAGTAAGAAATACTTTTAGTTTAGTTACATCGATTTGAAGTGTACTTTTAGCAATACCGTCAAGTTCACGTTCATATTTGTATTTTTCAACGTATTCTTCAGCGTTGAAACGTTCATCACTATTAAATGTAATTAGTCTTTTTACGTTTTTCATAACTATCTCCCAAGTAAAAAGTAAAATTAAATTATTCTTTAAACATTATTTCAGCATCAAACTCTTCATTTAACCGTTTACAACAAAAGTGGAAACCTTTCAAGGTTTCAAAAGGAATCGTTTGACAGAATTGAACCTCTGGACAAGACATATAGACCTTAGCTTCATTTGTAAATATATCTACAAATAAAACGGAATCATTTACTCGCCCGATTAAAGTTTTTATACCTTCAATCGCATTATCAATAACAAACTTATCTTTTCTAAAGCTAAAAGCGTTAAACTCTTCTTTTTTAACTTTTTTCAATAAAACTTTCTTACCATACTGTGTTTTATAGAACTGCTCTATTGATTCTTTATGTTCACTAAATAATTTGTTAAACTCTTTATTTTCATGATTAACCGATTCCCAATGTGCTTTATGTGAATCGTATTCTTCTCCATTTTCTCCCTGCATTATGTAGTATTCAACAGCTTCCATAGTTCCCCCACCTTAAAAAGTTATTTCCAACTAATAATATACAACCAGTCATTTTTAGAAGTTTTAAAAGCAGTTACATCTGTAACATACCTTTTAAAGCTCTCACCAGTTTCTTTGTTAATTATCTTAATTTTTAACTTATCATCGTAATAATCTCCGTTCATAAATCCAAGTAAGACATCTAACTTATATTCATCTCCCATACCTGCAATGAACTCCCTAACAGTATTATTTTTAATACCTGATTTCTCTTTTTCATAGTTTTCAGGAGTTGATTTAAATTCTATTTCTTTAATAATCATTTTCTCGCTCTTTCCTTTCTTTTTCTATAAATTTTTGACGAATTTGATAAAGTTCATATGATATACTATCGGTATTTTGATTACTTTCTTCAACGGCTTTTGTTAATTTAGATACTTCCAAAGCAATTAATGCAAATCCGTTTTGAACTACATTACATAAATCATCATTGTTCATTATCTTTTTATCAGAGATTGCGTCCTGATATTCTTTATATTTCCCATAATCTTCTCCATTCATATTCCCACCCATTTTATAATTCAAGAAGGTCATACCCTTCTAAGTCAATAGCTCTTATATTTCTTGGTTCGTCCCACTCATCCCATCCTACAATGTCTAAAACGTCCATTTTTGTAATTTCTTCGTCTTCAATTGTAGCTTCAACGTTTGCAACGATTCCGCAATCAAACATAAAACCTTCAATTCGATAAGTTCCATCAGGTAATATGGTTTTATAAATCATTTTTCCACTTCCAAATACATATACTTAAATAATGTATTTTTCAGTTTTTCCAAGATTGATAATTGTCTTTTTAAGCTTCTATTGTTTCCTGTAAAGTATAACCAGTACGTAAAAGATTTTTCAATTTGATTTGCTCTTTTTATGTTATACTTGGATATTTCTTCATCCGCCCTATTTTCGTTGTCTCTTATAACATAATTTTTAACATCTTTTAAATCCATTCTCGATACAACTGCATCTTCTATTTCAGATAGAATACATTTCCATTGTTTTAAACTCCTTTTGGATTTAAAAAAATGTGATTTAGTGCCCCTACTCACTTTAAATCTTGCCATATTCCCACTCTTTTATTTTTTTAATTTTAAATTTTAAAATGTTTATTGTATTGCTTTAAAAACTCTTCAATCTCTTCTTCATCTTCAACTAATATAATTAAAGCAAGTTTGCCCAAATATCTTTTAGATATATTGAGTTTAGCCCCAGAACCGTAAGGTTTTACCAACCTCTCTTTTAATAATATCATTATTCCTCCTCTTCTTCTACCAAAACAGATATTATTTTTTCTTTGATACTTTCATTGTCGGGTAATATTATTAATACGGCTTCTTTACCCAATTCCCCTTTAGGTAATGAAAATCTCGCTGAATTACCGTGTGGGGAAATAATGCCCCAGTATACGCCAGTATCGAGTTTAGCAGTATTTGCCATAAGCCACCCCTACTATTATATTATATATTCCAATATAGGTTTAAGTCCCTATATAGATGTATAATTTAACAAGTATATAAAGTTTTTGGATAATATGCCCATATATAAAAATAACCCTATAATAGTTAATATATCACATATTCATATATTATGCCATATAGCAAAGGGATATTATGATTGTAGATTTGATAAAAAAAAGACACGTGGATAGAATTTTAAAAACATTGAATAATAATGAACTTTATTTTGGACAGCTAAAAAATGAATTAAATGTTGATGCAGGTTCGTTAAATAAGTTATTAAGAGAAATGTGCGACGAAGGAGTTGTAAAAAAGCGTATTGAAGAGAAAACAAAATCTAATAAATTATCCAAGGTCTATTATTCTTTAACAGATTTGGGTACTGAACTTTTAGAAAAATATTTAGCCATTGAAAATCTTGATTTAAAAAATTTAAATTCTAATCTTGAGGATAATAAAAATATAGTCGATAATTCTAAAAATACTATCATAAATAATTCAGGAATAGTTTCAGGTAGTCATTCCACTAATATTAATATAAAAAAATGAGAAAGTCTATTTTATAGAAGTCATTATTAATTTTAATTTTTAACTTTTTTTTCGATTTTTTAAATAATTATACAAATATATATGTTTTAAGGACTCTAATTTGTAATATTTAACTCTTTTTATTAGGTTTATTTCAAAATCCATATATATAGATATATATACATATTTATTATTTAGTAAAAATGAGGGGTAAAATGGCAAAAGCTAAGAAAACTACAACTAAAAAGACTACAAAGAAAACCACTAAAAGACCTGAAACTCTATCAGAGTTTATAACTGGTAAACCTTCCAAAGGTCCTAAAACTATTCAAGGTGCTATGAATAAAATAATAACGGGCGATGGAAGGAAAAAACCAAAAGGATTTTTATAAGTGAGTGTTATGTATGGATATTATGATAAAGTTTACAGAGAAATAAGGAATTGGAAACCGTCTAAAAGATATAAATCTGAAAAAGGTTACCAAGAAGATTTGTTTAAGCATTTAAAAAAGAATTTAAACAACGGTCCTTTTACCTTGGGAAATACTTCTGTAAGAATGGAAGCAGGCAGGAACTTATGTGACATAGTGGTTGAAAAAAACATAGGTATAGAATTAAAAAAGGACTTAACCACCAAAGCTAAGGTCGATAGATTACTTGGTCAAGTTAATAGATACTTAGAGGAGTATCAGGAGGGGGTTATAATAGTTCTTGTAGGCAATACTAGCGAATCAAAGTTAGAAGATTTAAAATATGCTTTAAGACCTTTAACCACTTCGGGGTATGGATTCCCTAAATCTTTAAAGGTAGTGGCAGTACGCAACTAACAGTTAAATAACTTGATAAATAACTAAACTTATAAAAATAACAATACTTTTTTATCTTTATTTCATTCTAGTTTTTATATTCAATTATATTATTGATATTAATTAAATATAAGACTATTTTATATGACTAAGTTTAATAATTATACATATTATTATATGTTAGTATATATTGTTATAAAATTATTATAAAATTATTATAAAATTTTAATTTAGTGTATATTTAATTTTAGGTGTAAAAATGAATGGTTTTAATGATAAGGTAAATTTCATATGGAAAATAGCGGAGTTATTAAGGGGGGCTTATAAACCTGAGAAATATGGGGATGTTATATTACCAATGGCTGTTTTAAGGAGATTTGATTGTTTACTTGCAGATAAAAAAGAATCAGTTTTAGAAAGGGCTAAAGAAACAGATGTAGAAGCCATTTTAAACAATGTTGCAGGGTACGAATTTTCAAATAAATCAAAATTTGATTTTGAAAAACTTAAAAATGATTCTGATAACATAGAAACTAATTTTAAAGATTATATAAAAGGTTTTTCTTCAAATATTAGAACTATTATAGATAAATTTGAGTTTGATAAGGAGATAAAAAAATTAGAAGAAAATAATTTATTATATTTGGTTGTTAAGGAATTTAACAGTATTGATTTACACCCTAATGTGGTTAGTAATGTCGAAATGGGTTACATCTTTGAGGAATTAATAAGAAGATTTTCAGAAAATGCAGAAGCTGGTGACCACTATACGCCAAGAGAAGTTATTGAGTTAATGGTTAACTTAATATTTAATGGTTTAGAGGATGAAATAAGGGAAGAAGGTCGTATATTTACAGTTGGGGACTTTGCGTGTGGTACTGGCGGTATGCTTTCAGTAGCTACAAATTATATTAAAAAATTAAACCCCGGTGCAACTGTTGAATTATTCGGGCAAGAGCTTAATAATCAATCTTATGCGGTTTGCTGTTCAGATATGTTAATTAAAGGTCAAAGTGCGGGTAACATTGCATTTGGTAACTCACTCACCGCGGACAAACATGTTAATAGGGATGTACAATTTGCGCTTATGAATCCTCCTTTTGGTGTTGACTGGAAAAAAGATAAAGATGCAATAGACGAAGAAGCTAAAAAGGAATTTAATGGACGTTTTGGGGCAGGTTTACCGAGAACTTCTGATGGTTCATTATTATTTTTGCAACATATGGTTTCAAAAATGAGGCACGATGAAAAAGGTTCAAGAATGGCAATAATCTTTAACGGTTCACCGTTGTTCACGGGTGATGCAGGGTCGGGAGAATCAGAGATAAGGCGATGGATTATCGAGAATGATTTATTAGAGGGTATTATAGCACTTCCGACGGATTTATTCTATAACACAGGTATTGCCACGTACATATGGATTATTACAAACCGTAAAAACGATAACATTTTAAATGGACCGGTAAGAAGTGGGAAAATTCAATTGATTGATGCTACAAACTTTTATCATAAAATGAGAAAATCATTAGGTTCTAAAAGAAATAAAATAAGCGATTCCGATATTACGGAGATAACAAGACTTTACGGAGAATTTAAAGAAAATGAATATTGTAAAATTTTTGATAATAAAGACTTTGGATATTTAAAAGTTACAATTGAAAGACCTTTAAAATTAAATTTCCAAATTTCAGAAGAGAGAATTGAAAATATTTATTCGGAATCTGCGTTTTCTAAATTATACGACGAGGATAAAGTCGAAGAATTGGAATTAAAGAAACAGAAACAAATTATTAAAGCAAAAGAAAATACAGAATTGGAAAAACAGTATGTTGGGAAATCAATTCAAGATAATATTATCGATGTATTAAAAAATAATATTGATGAGAAAATCTATAAAAATAGGGAAGAATTTGACAAGGAATTAAGTAAAAAATTAAAAAGATTGGATTTAAGTAAGCCTGTGTATAAAGCGGTTTTAATGGGACTTTCTGAAAGGGATGAAACTGCAGATTACTGTTATAAAGGTAAAAGCAAGGAGGCAGATTCAGATTTAAGAGACACTGAAATGATACCTTTATCTATGGATGTGGAAGAATACAATAAAAAAGACTCTTCAAAGCACATTGCAAAGGAAAAGGAAAACATTTTAAACTACTTAGAGGCGGAAGTAAAACCACACGTTAACGAATACTGGATAGACGATAAAAAAACTAAAATAGGTTATGAAATTCCATTTACAAGACATTTCTATAAATTTGAAGAATTACGACCATTTGCGGAAATTATGAAAGAAGTTGAAGAGCTTGAAACTGAAATTCAA encodes the following:
- a CDS encoding tyrosine-type recombinase/integrase; the protein is MKNVKRLITFNSDERFNAEEYVEKYKYERELDGIAKSTLQIDVTKLKVFLTYCNSIIKRRPENLTKLDFGKFFMYLANERRIAKNTEIRYYNLLVMFYKVMNYDNFEEFETECKERKRFKKFDKKHYDYVTTQDMDLIFQKLYNKNNYTQDRDAVLLRTLWDTGCRVSEILNSKLKDYDGKNGVIVITKSKNYTERRVILANDTKEALNYIITKNRNKNDNDYLFQKLNGEQINRNAIYRVFNACVKELKAEGKLAKNRRIVLHSIRHGCCVNLLTKGVNLDEVSRYMGHNRVETTMIYAHNRERTNESLNNIKNIL
- a CDS encoding DUF2080 family transposase-associated protein, with the protein product MILLKERLVKPYGSGAKLNISKRYLGKLALIILVEDEEEIEEFLKQYNKHFKI
- a CDS encoding DUF2080 family transposase-associated protein translates to MANTAKLDTGVYWGIISPHGNSARFSLPKGELGKEAVLIILPDNESIKEKIISVLVEEEEE
- a CDS encoding winged helix-turn-helix transcriptional regulator — encoded protein: MIVDLIKKRHVDRILKTLNNNELYFGQLKNELNVDAGSLNKLLREMCDEGVVKKRIEEKTKSNKLSKVYYSLTDLGTELLEKYLAIENLDLKNLNSNLEDNKNIVDNSKNTIINNSGIVSGSHSTNINIKK
- a CDS encoding type I restriction-modification system subunit M, with the translated sequence MNGFNDKVNFIWKIAELLRGAYKPEKYGDVILPMAVLRRFDCLLADKKESVLERAKETDVEAILNNVAGYEFSNKSKFDFEKLKNDSDNIETNFKDYIKGFSSNIRTIIDKFEFDKEIKKLEENNLLYLVVKEFNSIDLHPNVVSNVEMGYIFEELIRRFSENAEAGDHYTPREVIELMVNLIFNGLEDEIREEGRIFTVGDFACGTGGMLSVATNYIKKLNPGATVELFGQELNNQSYAVCCSDMLIKGQSAGNIAFGNSLTADKHVNRDVQFALMNPPFGVDWKKDKDAIDEEAKKEFNGRFGAGLPRTSDGSLLFLQHMVSKMRHDEKGSRMAIIFNGSPLFTGDAGSGESEIRRWIIENDLLEGIIALPTDLFYNTGIATYIWIITNRKNDNILNGPVRSGKIQLIDATNFYHKMRKSLGSKRNKISDSDITEITRLYGEFKENEYCKIFDNKDFGYLKVTIERPLKLNFQISEERIENIYSESAFSKLYDEDKVEELELKKQKQIIKAKENTELEKQYVGKSIQDNIIDVLKNNIDEKIYKNREEFDKELSKKLKRLDLSKPVYKAVLMGLSERDETADYCYKGKSKEADSDLRDTEMIPLSMDVEEYNKKDSSKHIAKEKENILNYLEAEVKPHVNEYWIDDKKTKIGYEIPFTRHFYKFEELRPFAEIMKEVEELETEIQTDVKKVFE